A single genomic interval of Bos taurus isolate L1 Dominette 01449 registration number 42190680 breed Hereford chromosome 6, ARS-UCD2.0, whole genome shotgun sequence harbors:
- the THAP9 gene encoding DNA transposase THAP9, translating into MTRSCSAVGCSTRDTVLSRERGLSFHQFPTDTIQRSKWIRAVNRMDPRSKKIWIPGPGAMLCSKHFQESDFESYGIRRKLKKGAVPSVSLYKVLQGVHLKGKARQKILKQPLPDNSQEVATEDHNYSLKRPLTIGAEKLAEVQQMLQVSKKRLASAKNYRMIKKRKGLRLIDALIEEKLLTEETECLLRAQFSDFKWELYNWRETAEYSAEMKQFACTLYLCSSKVYDYVRKILKLPHSSILRTWLSKCKPGPGFNSNIFSFLQQKVENGDQRYQSCSLVIKGLSLTQQLQWDPSGHHLQGFMDFGLGTLDADEMPLASETILLMAVGISGHWSTPLGYFFVNRASGYLQAQLLRLTIGRLSDIGITVLAVTSDASAHSVQMAKALGIHLDGDNTKCTFQHPSSSSQQIAYFFDSCHLLKLIRNAFQNFQSIQFINGTAHWQHLVELAALEEQELSHMERIPRKLANLKNHILKTNCAAQVFSESVVRALECLLSLGLPSFQNCVGTIHFLRLINNLFDIFNSRNFYGKGFKGPLLPETFNKINHVLTEAKTIFVTLSDTSNNQILKGKRKLGFLGFLLNAESLKWLYQNYVFPKVMPFPYLLMYKFSQDHLELFLKMLRQVSVTTSNPTCVAFQKAYHNLETRHRLQDEVFLSEVSSLDISIARRTDLALGTVQREYGVSVIESLFYKEDICPDWSDCLLSEALLDLSVRRRNLTSCAGYIANKLSALLTCEDCLSALYASDLKASKIGSLLCVKKENGVHFPSESLCRVINTCERVVRTHSKPTVHEPLLPKQREYYLQQKILYELSGHIYLFVELDEHLFDGEVYAINHFVKLLKNIIICFLKIRAKDVTQYSLKHHSERIELKTLSSKHWSSSQNYRCSSFANTNKFRHLLRNNR; encoded by the exons ATTTCCAACTGATACTATACAGCGCTCAAAATGGATCAGGGCTGTTAATCGTATGGACCCCAGAAGCAAAAAGATTTGGATCCCAGGACCAGGTGCTATGCTATGTTCCAAACATTTTCAAGAAAGTGACTTTGAGTCATATGGCATAAGAAGAAAGCTGAAAAAAGGAGCTGTGCCTTCTGTTTCTCTGTACAAG GTTCTCCAAGGTGTACACCTTAAAGGTAAAGCAAGACAGAAAATCCTCAAACAGCCACTTCCTGATAATTCTCAAGAGGTTGCTACTGAAGACCATAACTACAGTTTAAAGAGACCTCTGACAATAGGAGCAGAGAAGCTAGCTGAGGTGCAGCAGATGCTGCAAGTGTCCAAAAAAAGACTTGCTTCTGCAAAAAACTACAGGATGATCAAGAAGAGAAAGGGCTTACGACTAATTGATGCGCTTATAGAAGAGAAGCTACTTACAGAGGAAACAGAATGTCTGCTACGAGCACAATTTTCTG ATTTTAAGTGGGAGTTGTATAACTGGAGAGAAACAGCTGAGTACTCGGCAGAAATGAAGCAGTTTGCGTGTACACTCTACTTGTGCAGTAGCAAAGTCTACGATTATGTAAGAAAGATTCTTAAGCTGCCTCATTCTTCCATCCTCAGAAC ATGGCTGTCCAAATGCAAACCTGGTCCAGGTTTCAACagcaacattttttcttttcttcagcaaAAAGTAGAGAATGGAGACCAGCGGTATCAGTCTTGTTCACTGGTGATTAAAGGTCTATCTCTCACGCAGCAGCTCCAGTGGGACCCCagcggtcaccatctgcaaggCTTTATGGACTTCGGTCTTGGCACACTTGATGCTGATGAAATGCCACTTGCCTCAGAAACTATTTTGCTCATGGCAGTGGGTATTTCTGGTCACTGGAGTACACCTCTTGGTTATTTTTTTGTAAACAGGGCCTCTGGATATTTGCAAGCTCAGCTGCTTCGTCTGACAATTGGCAGACTAAGTGACATAGGGATCACAGTGCTGGCTGTCACATCTGATGCCTCAGCTCACAGTGTTCAGATGGCAAAGGCCCTGGGGATACATCTTGACGGAGACAACACGAAGTGTACATTTCAACATCCTTCATCTTCCAGCCAACAGATTGCCTACTTCTTTGATTCTTGCCACTTGCTTAAATTAATAAGAAATGCATTTCAGAATTTCCAAAGCATTCAGTTTATCAACGGCACAGCTCATTGGCAGCACCTCGTGGAGTTAGCAGCACTAGAGGAACAGGAATTATCACATATGGAGAGAATCCCAAGAAAACTTGCAAATCTGAAGAACCACATACTGAAAACGAATTGTGCCGCCCAAGTCTTCAGTGAGAGCGTGGTCAGGGCGTTAGAATGTTTGCTATCGTTAGGCCTGCCTTCTTTTCAGAACTGTGTTGGTACCATCCACTTCTTACGCTTAATTAACAATCTGTTTGACATTTTTAATAGTAGGAACTTTTATGGAAAGGGATTTAAAGGACCTCTATTACCTGaaacttttaataaaatcaaCCATGTGTTAACTGAAGCCAAGACTATTTTTGTTACATTATCTGACACTAGCAATAATCAAATCCTTAAAGGTAAGCGAAAACTGGGATTCCTGGGATTTTTGCTTAATGCTGAGAGCTTAAAATGGCTCTACCAAAATTATGTTTTCCCCAAAGTCATGCCTTTCCCCTATCTCCTGATGTACAAATTCAGTCAGGATCATCTGGAATTATTTCTAAAGATGCTCAGACAGGTATCAGTAACCACTTCTAACCCTACCTGCGTGGCATTCCAGAAAGCTTACCATAATTTGGAGACCAGACACAGATTACAAGATGAGGTCTTTCTAAGTGAAGTAAGCAGCCTTGACATTTCAATTGCTCGAAGGACAGACCTGGCCCTTGGGACAGTTCAGCGTGAGTATGGTGTCAGCGTTATAGAGAGTCTTTTTTACAAAGAGGATATTTGCCCAGACTGGTCTGACTGTTTGCTGAGCGAGGCCTTACTAGACCTGTCAGTTCGTAGGCGAAATCTCACCTCTTGCGCTGGTTATATTGCCAATAAGTTATCAGCTCTTTTAACATGCGAGGACTGCCTCAGTGCGCTGTATGCATCGGATCTCAAAGCCTCTAAAATTGGATCCCTGTTATGTGTTAAAAAGGAGAATGGTGTGCATTTCCCTTCTGAAAGTTTGTGCCGAGTCATAAATACTTGTGAGCGAGTTGTGAGAACCCATTCAAAACCAACAGTTCATGAACCACTGCTTCCCAAACAGAGGGAATATTACCTTCAACAGAAAATATTATATGAGCTTTCTGggcatatttatctttttgtagAGTTAGATGAGCATCTCTTTGATGGAGAAGTATATGCCATCAATCACTTTGTAAAGTTACTGAAGAATATCATAATCTGTTTCTTAAAGATCAGAGCTAAAGATGTAACTCAGTACTCCTTAAAACACCACTCAGAAAGAATTGAGTTGAAAACTTTGTCAAGCAAACACTGGTCATCTTCACAGAATTACAGATGTTCGAGTTTTGCCAATACCAATAAATTCAGGCATTTGCTAAGGAACAATAGATAG